Sequence from the Desulfofalx alkaliphila DSM 12257 genome:
ATTTTATAACTATAGTACATTGGAGCAGTCTGGACACTGCAGCCAAAACATGTAAGCGGTTTATGTTGGGCCGCAGGCAAACAGAGAAGGTACTTACCACCATTGAACACTGGCGGGGTGCATTGGCTAAGCTGTCCTCACCGGAGGATATGAGGATTTCCCAACTGGCACAAATACTGCAACTGCTGCCCCGGGAGGCCTACCCAATGTTTTTGGCGCTGATGGAAGATAAGGTAGCCATTAAACGCTTCCGTAAAGTAATGGAGATGGTGAGAGATAATAAGCCCACAGTAAATGGGAGAGATTTAAAGGAAATGGGCTTTAAACCCGGACCCTTCTACCGCAAAGCACTGGATGCACTGTGGCAGGCAAGACTGGACTCTGTAGTTAAAACCCGGGAAGAAGAGCTGGCTTTCGTAAAAGTATATATGCAAAAGCTGCAAAAGGAGGAAAAAGCCAGTGTTTAGTTTTCCATCTCCGTATGATATTGCCATATTATTGCCGGCAATTGTTATCGGTTTGACTTTCCATGAATATGCCCACGCCTGGGCGGCAGATAAACTGGGAGATCCCACCGCAAGGTATATGGGGCGCCTTACCCTTAATCCGGTGCCGCATATTGATCCCATAGGTTTAATCATGCTGTTTTTATTCAAATTTGGTTGGGCCAAACCGGTGCCGGTAAACCCGGTCAGGCTGAGGGGAAATATGCGGCGCAGCATGATGTTAGTTTCTGTGGCCGGGCCCGCCACCAATATTATTATTGCAACGGTGGCATCATTATTTTTTGGTTTGATACTCTTATTTGAATCGATACATTTAGTTCATATTATGAATAACATAATTTTAATTAACGTTATTTTAGCAATATTTAATTTACTGCCTGTACCGCCCCTTGACGGGGGAAAAATATTGGCAGGTTTACTGCCCGGTGAACAAACTTGGCTAATATATTTGGAGCAGTATGGAGTAATTGTAATACTGCTGCTTATGTTTACAGGTGTGCTGGCAAAGGTGCTTTGGCTAGTGATAGGGCCCTTACTGACAGTAATGGAAACACTAAAGGCAATAAGCATAGGTATTTTTGGTATTATTTTTTAGGTCTAACAAAAGAAAGGAGCATTACCAGTGACAAAGGGTACCATTTTAAGCGGCATGCGTCCTACCGGAAGGCTGCACATTGGACACTTAAGCGTATTAGAAAACTGGGTACGCTTACAGGAAGAATATAACTGTTATTATGCAATTGCCGATTGGCATGCGCTGACCACTGCCTATGATGAAACAGAGCATATAAAAGAAAACATTAAGGAAATGCTAGTGGACTGGTTGGCTGCGGGCTTAGATCCTGAAAAATGCACCATCTTTGCGCAGTCACAGGTGCCCCAGCACGCTGAGCTGCATTTAATGTTTTCCATGAGTACGCCCCTTTCTTGGTTAGAGCGGGTACCCACCTATAAAGATCAAGTACAACAGTTGGGCAAAATGGGTAAAGACATAAACACTTACGGTTTTCTTGGCTACCCATTACTACAGGCTGCCGATATTCTGGTTTACCGTGCAGATGCAGTTCCGGTGGGAGAGGATCAGCTGCCTCACCTGGAATTGACTAGGGAGGTGGCTCGCCGCTTTAATCACCTGTACAAACCGGTTTTTCCCGAGCCAAAGGCGCTACTGTCCAAGGTAAAGCTTTTGCCTGGGGTAGATGGCAGAAAAATGAGTAAGAGCTATTTAAACATTATCACACTGGCAGCGGATCAGGAAGAACTAAAGAAACAAGTTAACGCCATGGTTACTGACCCGGGCCGCATAAGAAAAACAGATCCCGGCAACCCGGATGTATGTGTAGTGGACAAGTACCAAGGCATCTATGCAAGTGCGGAGCATGAAGATATTCGAGAGCAGTGCCGTAAAGGTGCCATTGGCTGTGTACAGTGCAAAAAGAAACTGTACCAATTGTTAGAAGAACAACAAAGCCCCCTGCGCCAACGCCGTATGGAGGTGTTGAAGCGCCCTGGCTACCTGGATGAAATTCTTCACGAGGGAGCCATTAAGGCCAGAAAGGCAGCCCAAGAAACAATGGAAGAGGTACGGGCAGCAGTGGGGATTTAATTTTAAATAAAAACCCATGGGGCATTTAAACTTTGGTTAGGAAGATTTCCAAACAGGGGTGAGAGGTTTGGCATATACTGTGCGGCTGGATGCCTTTGAGGGGCCGTTGGACTTACTGCTGCACTTGATAGAAAAAGATCAGCTGGATATACAAGACATACCCATCGCCTCTATTACCGCCCAGTACTTCGAGTATTTAGAAACCATGAAACAAATGGACCTGGAAGTAACCAGTGAATTTTTAGTAATGGCTTCAACCTTGCTGGCCATTAAAACACACACCCTGCTGCCGAAACCGGAGCTAATATCGGAAAATGCCGAAGAAGAACCAGACCCCCGGCAGCAGTTGGTGCAGCGCTTGTTAGAGTACAAACAGTATAAAGAGGCAGCCATGTGCCTAAA
This genomic interval carries:
- a CDS encoding site-2 protease family protein, with product MFSFPSPYDIAILLPAIVIGLTFHEYAHAWAADKLGDPTARYMGRLTLNPVPHIDPIGLIMLFLFKFGWAKPVPVNPVRLRGNMRRSMMLVSVAGPATNIIIATVASLFFGLILLFESIHLVHIMNNIILINVILAIFNLLPVPPLDGGKILAGLLPGEQTWLIYLEQYGVIVILLLMFTGVLAKVLWLVIGPLLTVMETLKAISIGIFGIIF
- the trpS gene encoding tryptophan--tRNA ligase, with the translated sequence MTKGTILSGMRPTGRLHIGHLSVLENWVRLQEEYNCYYAIADWHALTTAYDETEHIKENIKEMLVDWLAAGLDPEKCTIFAQSQVPQHAELHLMFSMSTPLSWLERVPTYKDQVQQLGKMGKDINTYGFLGYPLLQAADILVYRADAVPVGEDQLPHLELTREVARRFNHLYKPVFPEPKALLSKVKLLPGVDGRKMSKSYLNIITLAADQEELKKQVNAMVTDPGRIRKTDPGNPDVCVVDKYQGIYASAEHEDIREQCRKGAIGCVQCKKKLYQLLEEQQSPLRQRRMEVLKRPGYLDEILHEGAIKARKAAQETMEEVRAAVGI